A DNA window from Hydractinia symbiolongicarpus strain clone_291-10 chromosome 6, HSymV2.1, whole genome shotgun sequence contains the following coding sequences:
- the LOC130647107 gene encoding uncharacterized protein LOC130647107 isoform X4 translates to MAKVAQVQYNTRTKRSRANDVKSPRQTALYYCKRGTDPKSFVKKWINDHIGYGVFTTLPLKHHQFVLQYPGKVLTRKEGERLELEYPTSCGSFIFFMDKKCVDATNETRLGKYVNHSSHRKYLNCYPKLIEEGGNAFICLFASYDIPLGTELRYNYGISGLEWQKDPTHNIPFNLEDLVSDRLVLSKNLTLVQGKNNLTSDVIAKKKEDNDENVGIITDILKKLLDDVVATQSMVEDSEEAEDISELDTLNHISSVTVSTPIQTRKLSVQYKASGVQTSIDKDNLEVDFTTDSPSICEISVKNDSGLNVEDDMEIIDTDEEGKVENSIAIEKKETSVKKSANEKVGKSEEKEAKQINSRPLRPCFVCDKKIKHSKLNRHITLCHKHHPDVKDALNMPRKERLRAFANFRKIGIYNHNVKEIEEGGRNLLREKQNDSDDPLVMCTTCKGFYAKTFKARHKADCSKNSCQFPVTIALDCTSDESWKLSDDQFKQRILNIIRDDAVGTLAKSDPVILMVGHRLYGKIKRRLNKKMEVERSVRSDMRRLAHVYSRFKDRVLEVPRDCCNDKNNAGDMFLRENFEVLKYSIESYTHSDLEVQKSGLKAALYYVLKDAAEKLIGYYLGKNNDVDAEKIKNFLVLLKLRKDEIFADATYDLNMRRNVKTKKPAQLPNEGDVQLIRDYVIERIRHLSSDPFIIMDRHTFVELRDCACTRLVLYNGRRGGEPSRLTVTQWIEAEKDEWLDKQRIQDIAKETNLSSGTKITFQSGKGVNHLVPVFIPKDTVAAMKLLANEQVRKDAGVLEENSYIFPSTQGSDNHCSGWHSLDNVCAKLPIANRERISGTSNRHRLSTLIAGLGLSESDMSLAYDHFGHSERINKTIYQAPAAHRQLLSTGKHLSVLDNAQSIKNDNNFEKKGPNLVEENEKKFRDENAEKDTSKANTVKLPNKKKMKKSVQVGEKRQTHRNDTFKKEKTCAPTRKYALRKEKNVSQKTSEESKHFTNVNDDEPSEWSESSEDSELENSVKCTGQQERKYIQWSSEQEDKLYKKFARHIKNKKNGWPCSDDLKKFANEEGITVGTVRNKINNERGKIARQAEAKKKKINIV, encoded by the exons atggccAAGGTAGCTCAAGTTCAATACAATACT AGAACGAAAAGAAGTAGAGCTAATGATGTTAAATCGCCAAGACAAACTGCACTATATTATTGTAAAAGGGGAACTGATCCAAAATCATTTGTAAAGAAATGGATTAATGATCACATTg GATATGGTGTGTTTACAACATTGCCCCTGAAACATCACCAGTTTGTCCTGCAATATCCTGGAAAAGTTCTCACAAGAAAGGAAGGAGAGAGATTAGAGCTAGAGTATCCAACTTCCTGTGGatcatttattttctttatggaCAAAAAGTG tgttGATGCTACAAATGAGACCAGGCTGGGAAAATATGTGAACCATTCAAGTCATCGGAAATATTTGAATTGTTATCCAAAATTGATCGAGGAGGGTGGAAATGCATTCATATGTTTGTTTGCTTCCTATGACATTCCTTTAGGAACTGAACTGCGATACAATTATGGAATTTCAGGGCTAGAATGGCAAAAG GATCCAACACATAATATACCATTCAATTTAGAAGACCTAGTTTCAGATAGGCTA GTGTTGAGTAAGAACTTGACCTTGGTCCAAGGCAAGAATAACTTGACCTCTGATGTCATTGCAAAAAAG AAGGAGGATAATGACGAAAATGTGGGTATCATTacagatattctcaaaaaattGCTTGATGATGTGGTGGCAACTCAG TCCATGGTTGAAGATTCTGAAGAGGCAGAAGATATTTCAGAGTTGGATACTTTGAATCATATTTCGTCT GTCACAGTTTCAACTCCGATACAGACTAGAAAACTATCAGTTCAGTATAAG GCTTCAGGTGTGCAAACAAGTATTGATAAAG acaatCTTGAGGTTGATTTTACTACGGACAGTCCATCCATATGTGAG ATTTCTGTGAAAAATGATTCCGGATTAAATGTTGAAGACGATATGGAAATCATTGATACAGACGAGGAAGGAAAAGTGGAGAACAGTATTGCTATAGAG AAGAAAGAAACATCTGTAAAGAAAAGCGCCAACGAG AAAGTGGGAAAATCTGAGGAAAAAGAAGCCAAAcag ATAAACTCAAGACCATTGAGACCCTGTTTTGTTTGCGATAAAAAGATCAAGCATTCGAAATTAAATAGACACATCACTTTATGTCATAAGCATCATCCAGATGTAAAGGATGCTTTGAACATGCCTCGAAAAGAAAGACTGAGAGCCTTCGCTAACTTTCGAAAAATTGGCATATATAATCATAATGTTAAAGAAATTGAGGAGGGCGGTAGAAATTTGTTGCGTGAAAAGCAAAACGATTCAGATGACCCACTTGTTATGTGCACCACCTGCAAAGGATTTTATGCCAAAACCTTTAAAGCTAGGCACAAGGCAGACTGCTCAAAGAACTCCTGTCAATTTCCTGTTACAATTGCTCTGGATTGTACTAGTGATGAGTCATGGAAGCTATCGGATGATCAATTTAAGCAGAGAATTTTGAACATCATCAGAGACGATGCCGTTGGTACTCTTGCCAAATCGGATCCCGTTATTTTGATGGTTGGTCATCGCCTCTatggcaaaataaaaagaagactaAACAAAAAGATGGAAGTTGAACGGTCTGTTCGAAGCGACATGCGTCGTCTGGCACATGTTTATTCCAGATTTAAAGATAGGGTGTTGGAAGTACCAAGAGATTGTTGTAATGACAAAAACAATGCTGGTGACATGTTTCTGAGGGAAAATTTTGAGGTGCTGAAATATTCTATTGAATCCTACACTCATTCTGATTTGGAAGTTCAAAAGTCAGGACTTAAGGCAGCCTTGTACTACGTGTTGAAAGACGCCGCCGAAAAACTAATTGGTTATTACCTTGGTAAAAATAATGATGTTGatgcagaaaaaattaaaaactttttggtaTTGCTGAAATTACGCAAAGATGAAATATTCGCTGACGCAACGTATGATTTAAACATGAGAAGGaatgtaaaaactaaaaaacctgCACAACTTCCAAACGAAGGCGATGTCCAACTAATTCGAGATTATGTGATTGAAAGGATACGCCACTTATCATCAGATCCATTTATCATCATGGACAGACATACGTTTGTTGAACTACGTGATTGTGCTTGCACTCGTCTTGTGCTGTATAATGGCCGAAGAGGTGGAGAACCATCGCGTCTAACCGTTACGCAGTGGATTGAAGCTGAAAAGGATGAATGGTTAGACAAACAGCGGATACAGGATATTGCAAAAGAAACTAACTTAAGCAGTGGGACAAAGATCACATTTCAATCGGGAAAAGGAGTCAACCATTTAGTTCCTGTTTTTATTCCTAAAGATACTGTTGCTGCAATGAAGTTGTTGGCTAACGAGCAAGTAAGGAAAGATGCTGGTGTCCTTGAAGAAAACTCATACATATTTCCCAGTACCCAAGGTTCTGATAATCATTGCTCTGGATGGCATAGCTTAGATAATGTTTGTGCAAAACTTCCAATTGCCAACAGAGAAAGAATTAGTGGTACAAGTAACCGACATCGCCTTAGTACCTTAATTGCTGGTTTAGGTCTATCAGAGTCCGATATGAGTTTGGCCTATGATCATTTTGGGCACAGTGAGAGAATTAACAAAACGATATACCAAGCACCAGCTGCTCATCGACAACTATTGTCAACTGGGAAACATCTATCTGTCCTTGATAATG CGCAAAGTATAAAGAATGACAATAACTTCGAGAAAAAGGGTCCTAACTTagttgaagaaaatgaaaaaaaatttagag ATGAAAATGCTGAAAAAGACACAAGTAAAGCGAACACTGTAAAATTAccgaataaaaagaaaatgaagaaaagtgTACAAGTGGGAGAAAAAAGACAAACTCATCGAAAcgatacatttaaaaaagagaaaacttgCG CACCCACGAGAAAGTATGCACTTAGAAAAGAAAAGAACGTTTCTCAAA AAACATCTGAAGAATCCAAACATTTTACAAATGTGAACGATGATGAACCTTCTGAATGGTCTGAATCAAGTGAAGATAGCGAACTCGAGAATTCTGTAAAATGCACTG GTcaacaagaaagaaaatacATTCAATGGTCGTCAGAGCAAGAGGATAAACTATACAAAAAATTTGCaagacatataaaaaataaaaaaaatggatgGCCTT GCTCTGATGATCTGAAAAAATTCGCCAACGAGGAAGGAATTACTGTTGGAACTGTtcgaaataaaattaacaatgaAAGAGGAAAAATAGCACGACAAGCGGAagcgaaaaaaaagaaaataaacattgtTTAA
- the LOC130647107 gene encoding uncharacterized protein LOC130647107 isoform X5 — protein sequence MAKVAQVQYNTRTKRSRANDVKSPRQTALYYCKRGTDPKSFVKKWINDHIGYGVFTTLPLKHHQFVLQYPGKVLTRKEGERLELEYPTSCGSFIFFMDKKCVDATNETRLGKYVNHSSHRKYLNCYPKLIEEGGNAFICLFASYDIPLGTELRYNYGISGLEWQKDPTHNIPFNLEDLVSDRLVLSKNLTLVQGKNNLTSDVIAKKKEDNDENVGIITDILKKLLDDVVATQSMVEDSEEAEDISELDTLNHISSASGVQTSIDKDNLEVDFTTDSPSICEISVKNDSGLNVEDDMEIIDTDEEGKVENSIAIEKKETSVKKSANEKVGKSEEKEAKQINSRPLRPCFVCDKKIKHSKLNRHITLCHKHHPDVKDALNMPRKERLRAFANFRKIGIYNHNVKEIEEGGRNLLREKQNDSDDPLVMCTTCKGFYAKTFKARHKADCSKNSCQFPVTIALDCTSDESWKLSDDQFKQRILNIIRDDAVGTLAKSDPVILMVGHRLYGKIKRRLNKKMEVERSVRSDMRRLAHVYSRFKDRVLEVPRDCCNDKNNAGDMFLRENFEVLKYSIESYTHSDLEVQKSGLKAALYYVLKDAAEKLIGYYLGKNNDVDAEKIKNFLVLLKLRKDEIFADATYDLNMRRNVKTKKPAQLPNEGDVQLIRDYVIERIRHLSSDPFIIMDRHTFVELRDCACTRLVLYNGRRGGEPSRLTVTQWIEAEKDEWLDKQRIQDIAKETNLSSGTKITFQSGKGVNHLVPVFIPKDTVAAMKLLANEQVRKDAGVLEENSYIFPSTQGSDNHCSGWHSLDNVCAKLPIANRERISGTSNRHRLSTLIAGLGLSESDMSLAYDHFGHSERINKTIYQAPAAHRQLLSTGKHLSVLDNAQSIKNDNNFEKKGPNLVEENEKKFRDENAEKDTSKANTVKLPNKKKMKKSVQVGEKRQTHRNDTFKKEKTCAPTRKYALRKEKNVSQKTSEESKHFTNVNDDEPSEWSESSEDSELENSVKCTGQQERKYIQWSSEQEDKLYKKFARHIKNKKNGWPCSDDLKKFANEEGITVGTVRNKINNERGKIARQAEAKKKKINIV from the exons atggccAAGGTAGCTCAAGTTCAATACAATACT AGAACGAAAAGAAGTAGAGCTAATGATGTTAAATCGCCAAGACAAACTGCACTATATTATTGTAAAAGGGGAACTGATCCAAAATCATTTGTAAAGAAATGGATTAATGATCACATTg GATATGGTGTGTTTACAACATTGCCCCTGAAACATCACCAGTTTGTCCTGCAATATCCTGGAAAAGTTCTCACAAGAAAGGAAGGAGAGAGATTAGAGCTAGAGTATCCAACTTCCTGTGGatcatttattttctttatggaCAAAAAGTG tgttGATGCTACAAATGAGACCAGGCTGGGAAAATATGTGAACCATTCAAGTCATCGGAAATATTTGAATTGTTATCCAAAATTGATCGAGGAGGGTGGAAATGCATTCATATGTTTGTTTGCTTCCTATGACATTCCTTTAGGAACTGAACTGCGATACAATTATGGAATTTCAGGGCTAGAATGGCAAAAG GATCCAACACATAATATACCATTCAATTTAGAAGACCTAGTTTCAGATAGGCTA GTGTTGAGTAAGAACTTGACCTTGGTCCAAGGCAAGAATAACTTGACCTCTGATGTCATTGCAAAAAAG AAGGAGGATAATGACGAAAATGTGGGTATCATTacagatattctcaaaaaattGCTTGATGATGTGGTGGCAACTCAG TCCATGGTTGAAGATTCTGAAGAGGCAGAAGATATTTCAGAGTTGGATACTTTGAATCATATTTCGTCT GCTTCAGGTGTGCAAACAAGTATTGATAAAG acaatCTTGAGGTTGATTTTACTACGGACAGTCCATCCATATGTGAG ATTTCTGTGAAAAATGATTCCGGATTAAATGTTGAAGACGATATGGAAATCATTGATACAGACGAGGAAGGAAAAGTGGAGAACAGTATTGCTATAGAG AAGAAAGAAACATCTGTAAAGAAAAGCGCCAACGAG AAAGTGGGAAAATCTGAGGAAAAAGAAGCCAAAcag ATAAACTCAAGACCATTGAGACCCTGTTTTGTTTGCGATAAAAAGATCAAGCATTCGAAATTAAATAGACACATCACTTTATGTCATAAGCATCATCCAGATGTAAAGGATGCTTTGAACATGCCTCGAAAAGAAAGACTGAGAGCCTTCGCTAACTTTCGAAAAATTGGCATATATAATCATAATGTTAAAGAAATTGAGGAGGGCGGTAGAAATTTGTTGCGTGAAAAGCAAAACGATTCAGATGACCCACTTGTTATGTGCACCACCTGCAAAGGATTTTATGCCAAAACCTTTAAAGCTAGGCACAAGGCAGACTGCTCAAAGAACTCCTGTCAATTTCCTGTTACAATTGCTCTGGATTGTACTAGTGATGAGTCATGGAAGCTATCGGATGATCAATTTAAGCAGAGAATTTTGAACATCATCAGAGACGATGCCGTTGGTACTCTTGCCAAATCGGATCCCGTTATTTTGATGGTTGGTCATCGCCTCTatggcaaaataaaaagaagactaAACAAAAAGATGGAAGTTGAACGGTCTGTTCGAAGCGACATGCGTCGTCTGGCACATGTTTATTCCAGATTTAAAGATAGGGTGTTGGAAGTACCAAGAGATTGTTGTAATGACAAAAACAATGCTGGTGACATGTTTCTGAGGGAAAATTTTGAGGTGCTGAAATATTCTATTGAATCCTACACTCATTCTGATTTGGAAGTTCAAAAGTCAGGACTTAAGGCAGCCTTGTACTACGTGTTGAAAGACGCCGCCGAAAAACTAATTGGTTATTACCTTGGTAAAAATAATGATGTTGatgcagaaaaaattaaaaactttttggtaTTGCTGAAATTACGCAAAGATGAAATATTCGCTGACGCAACGTATGATTTAAACATGAGAAGGaatgtaaaaactaaaaaacctgCACAACTTCCAAACGAAGGCGATGTCCAACTAATTCGAGATTATGTGATTGAAAGGATACGCCACTTATCATCAGATCCATTTATCATCATGGACAGACATACGTTTGTTGAACTACGTGATTGTGCTTGCACTCGTCTTGTGCTGTATAATGGCCGAAGAGGTGGAGAACCATCGCGTCTAACCGTTACGCAGTGGATTGAAGCTGAAAAGGATGAATGGTTAGACAAACAGCGGATACAGGATATTGCAAAAGAAACTAACTTAAGCAGTGGGACAAAGATCACATTTCAATCGGGAAAAGGAGTCAACCATTTAGTTCCTGTTTTTATTCCTAAAGATACTGTTGCTGCAATGAAGTTGTTGGCTAACGAGCAAGTAAGGAAAGATGCTGGTGTCCTTGAAGAAAACTCATACATATTTCCCAGTACCCAAGGTTCTGATAATCATTGCTCTGGATGGCATAGCTTAGATAATGTTTGTGCAAAACTTCCAATTGCCAACAGAGAAAGAATTAGTGGTACAAGTAACCGACATCGCCTTAGTACCTTAATTGCTGGTTTAGGTCTATCAGAGTCCGATATGAGTTTGGCCTATGATCATTTTGGGCACAGTGAGAGAATTAACAAAACGATATACCAAGCACCAGCTGCTCATCGACAACTATTGTCAACTGGGAAACATCTATCTGTCCTTGATAATG CGCAAAGTATAAAGAATGACAATAACTTCGAGAAAAAGGGTCCTAACTTagttgaagaaaatgaaaaaaaatttagag ATGAAAATGCTGAAAAAGACACAAGTAAAGCGAACACTGTAAAATTAccgaataaaaagaaaatgaagaaaagtgTACAAGTGGGAGAAAAAAGACAAACTCATCGAAAcgatacatttaaaaaagagaaaacttgCG CACCCACGAGAAAGTATGCACTTAGAAAAGAAAAGAACGTTTCTCAAA AAACATCTGAAGAATCCAAACATTTTACAAATGTGAACGATGATGAACCTTCTGAATGGTCTGAATCAAGTGAAGATAGCGAACTCGAGAATTCTGTAAAATGCACTG GTcaacaagaaagaaaatacATTCAATGGTCGTCAGAGCAAGAGGATAAACTATACAAAAAATTTGCaagacatataaaaaataaaaaaaatggatgGCCTT GCTCTGATGATCTGAAAAAATTCGCCAACGAGGAAGGAATTACTGTTGGAACTGTtcgaaataaaattaacaatgaAAGAGGAAAAATAGCACGACAAGCGGAagcgaaaaaaaagaaaataaacattgtTTAA
- the LOC130647107 gene encoding uncharacterized protein LOC130647107 isoform X6, whose protein sequence is MAKVAQVQYNTRTKRSRANDVKSPRQTALYYCKRGTDPKSFVKKWINDHIGYGVFTTLPLKHHQFVLQYPGKVLTRKEGERLELEYPTSCGSFIFFMDKKCVDATNETRLGKYVNHSSHRKYLNCYPKLIEEGGNAFICLFASYDIPLGTELRYNYGISGLEWQKDPTHNIPFNLEDLVSDRLVLSKNLTLVQGKNNLTSDVIAKKKEDNDENVGIITDILKKLLDDVVATQMENMVPDFSDSEDEGLKSSGNMLINLLPFMSMVEDSEEAEDISELDTLNHISSVTVSTPIQTRKLSVQYKASGVQTSIDKDNLEVDFTTDSPSICEISVKNDSGLNVEDDMEIIDTDEEGKVENSIAIEKKETSVKKSANEKVGKSEEKEAKQINSRPLRPCFVCDKKIKHSKLNRHITLCHKHHPDVKDALNMPRKERLRAFANFRKIGIYNHNVKEIEEGGRNLLREKQNDSDDPLVMCTTCKGFYAKTFKARHKADCSKNSCQFPVTIALDCTSDESWKLSDDQFKQRILNIIRDDAVGTLAKSDPVILMVGHRLYGKIKRRLNKKMEVERSVRSDMRRLAHVYSRFKDRVLEVPRDCCNDKNNAGDMFLRENFEVLKYSIESYTHSDLEVQKSGLKAALYYVLKDAAEKLIGYYLGKNNDVDAEKIKNFLVLLKLRKDEIFADATYDLNMRRNVKTKKPAQLPNEGDVQLIRDYVIERIRHLSSDPFIIMDRHTFVELRDCACTRLVLYNGRRGGEPSRLTVTQWIEAEKDEWLDKQRIQDIAKETNLSSGTKITFQSGKGVNHLVPVFIPKDTVAAMKLLANEQVRKDAGVLEENSYIFPSTQGSDNHCSGWHSLDNVCAKLPIANRERISGTSNRHRLSTLIAGLGLSESDMSLAYDHFGHSERINKTIYQAPAAHRQLLSTGKHLSVLDNAQSIKNDNNFEKKGPNLVEENEKKFRDENAEKDTSKANTVKLPNKKKMKKSVQVGEKRQTHRNDTFKKEKTCAPTRKYALRKEKNVSQKTSEESKHFTNVNDDEPSEWSESSEDSELENSVKCTGEVLLINNTV, encoded by the exons atggccAAGGTAGCTCAAGTTCAATACAATACT AGAACGAAAAGAAGTAGAGCTAATGATGTTAAATCGCCAAGACAAACTGCACTATATTATTGTAAAAGGGGAACTGATCCAAAATCATTTGTAAAGAAATGGATTAATGATCACATTg GATATGGTGTGTTTACAACATTGCCCCTGAAACATCACCAGTTTGTCCTGCAATATCCTGGAAAAGTTCTCACAAGAAAGGAAGGAGAGAGATTAGAGCTAGAGTATCCAACTTCCTGTGGatcatttattttctttatggaCAAAAAGTG tgttGATGCTACAAATGAGACCAGGCTGGGAAAATATGTGAACCATTCAAGTCATCGGAAATATTTGAATTGTTATCCAAAATTGATCGAGGAGGGTGGAAATGCATTCATATGTTTGTTTGCTTCCTATGACATTCCTTTAGGAACTGAACTGCGATACAATTATGGAATTTCAGGGCTAGAATGGCAAAAG GATCCAACACATAATATACCATTCAATTTAGAAGACCTAGTTTCAGATAGGCTA GTGTTGAGTAAGAACTTGACCTTGGTCCAAGGCAAGAATAACTTGACCTCTGATGTCATTGCAAAAAAG AAGGAGGATAATGACGAAAATGTGGGTATCATTacagatattctcaaaaaattGCTTGATGATGTGGTGGCAACTCAG atgGAAAATATGGTGCCAGATTTTTCAGACAGTGAAGATGAGGGACTAAAATCAAGTGGCAACat GTTAATAAATTTACTTCCCTTTATG TCCATGGTTGAAGATTCTGAAGAGGCAGAAGATATTTCAGAGTTGGATACTTTGAATCATATTTCGTCT GTCACAGTTTCAACTCCGATACAGACTAGAAAACTATCAGTTCAGTATAAG GCTTCAGGTGTGCAAACAAGTATTGATAAAG acaatCTTGAGGTTGATTTTACTACGGACAGTCCATCCATATGTGAG ATTTCTGTGAAAAATGATTCCGGATTAAATGTTGAAGACGATATGGAAATCATTGATACAGACGAGGAAGGAAAAGTGGAGAACAGTATTGCTATAGAG AAGAAAGAAACATCTGTAAAGAAAAGCGCCAACGAG AAAGTGGGAAAATCTGAGGAAAAAGAAGCCAAAcag ATAAACTCAAGACCATTGAGACCCTGTTTTGTTTGCGATAAAAAGATCAAGCATTCGAAATTAAATAGACACATCACTTTATGTCATAAGCATCATCCAGATGTAAAGGATGCTTTGAACATGCCTCGAAAAGAAAGACTGAGAGCCTTCGCTAACTTTCGAAAAATTGGCATATATAATCATAATGTTAAAGAAATTGAGGAGGGCGGTAGAAATTTGTTGCGTGAAAAGCAAAACGATTCAGATGACCCACTTGTTATGTGCACCACCTGCAAAGGATTTTATGCCAAAACCTTTAAAGCTAGGCACAAGGCAGACTGCTCAAAGAACTCCTGTCAATTTCCTGTTACAATTGCTCTGGATTGTACTAGTGATGAGTCATGGAAGCTATCGGATGATCAATTTAAGCAGAGAATTTTGAACATCATCAGAGACGATGCCGTTGGTACTCTTGCCAAATCGGATCCCGTTATTTTGATGGTTGGTCATCGCCTCTatggcaaaataaaaagaagactaAACAAAAAGATGGAAGTTGAACGGTCTGTTCGAAGCGACATGCGTCGTCTGGCACATGTTTATTCCAGATTTAAAGATAGGGTGTTGGAAGTACCAAGAGATTGTTGTAATGACAAAAACAATGCTGGTGACATGTTTCTGAGGGAAAATTTTGAGGTGCTGAAATATTCTATTGAATCCTACACTCATTCTGATTTGGAAGTTCAAAAGTCAGGACTTAAGGCAGCCTTGTACTACGTGTTGAAAGACGCCGCCGAAAAACTAATTGGTTATTACCTTGGTAAAAATAATGATGTTGatgcagaaaaaattaaaaactttttggtaTTGCTGAAATTACGCAAAGATGAAATATTCGCTGACGCAACGTATGATTTAAACATGAGAAGGaatgtaaaaactaaaaaacctgCACAACTTCCAAACGAAGGCGATGTCCAACTAATTCGAGATTATGTGATTGAAAGGATACGCCACTTATCATCAGATCCATTTATCATCATGGACAGACATACGTTTGTTGAACTACGTGATTGTGCTTGCACTCGTCTTGTGCTGTATAATGGCCGAAGAGGTGGAGAACCATCGCGTCTAACCGTTACGCAGTGGATTGAAGCTGAAAAGGATGAATGGTTAGACAAACAGCGGATACAGGATATTGCAAAAGAAACTAACTTAAGCAGTGGGACAAAGATCACATTTCAATCGGGAAAAGGAGTCAACCATTTAGTTCCTGTTTTTATTCCTAAAGATACTGTTGCTGCAATGAAGTTGTTGGCTAACGAGCAAGTAAGGAAAGATGCTGGTGTCCTTGAAGAAAACTCATACATATTTCCCAGTACCCAAGGTTCTGATAATCATTGCTCTGGATGGCATAGCTTAGATAATGTTTGTGCAAAACTTCCAATTGCCAACAGAGAAAGAATTAGTGGTACAAGTAACCGACATCGCCTTAGTACCTTAATTGCTGGTTTAGGTCTATCAGAGTCCGATATGAGTTTGGCCTATGATCATTTTGGGCACAGTGAGAGAATTAACAAAACGATATACCAAGCACCAGCTGCTCATCGACAACTATTGTCAACTGGGAAACATCTATCTGTCCTTGATAATG CGCAAAGTATAAAGAATGACAATAACTTCGAGAAAAAGGGTCCTAACTTagttgaagaaaatgaaaaaaaatttagag ATGAAAATGCTGAAAAAGACACAAGTAAAGCGAACACTGTAAAATTAccgaataaaaagaaaatgaagaaaagtgTACAAGTGGGAGAAAAAAGACAAACTCATCGAAAcgatacatttaaaaaagagaaaacttgCG CACCCACGAGAAAGTATGCACTTAGAAAAGAAAAGAACGTTTCTCAAA AAACATCTGAAGAATCCAAACATTTTACAAATGTGAACGATGATGAACCTTCTGAATGGTCTGAATCAAGTGAAGATAGCGAACTCGAGAATTCTGTAAAATGCACTGGTGAGGTTTTGTTAATCAACAATACTGTATAA